A window of the Salvelinus sp. IW2-2015 linkage group LG3, ASM291031v2, whole genome shotgun sequence genome harbors these coding sequences:
- the LOC111950027 gene encoding transmembrane protease serine 9-like isoform X1 codes for MKMCVFLIVYLSVLGLGIQHDVLNQTEIVQNLQNGALNGTEEGNATLTSGFQFEDLAGVRSFVPEQEMEVRIIGGVEAWAHSWPWQVSLRFTTMPACGGAIIAPQWVLTAAHCFKQYNKVDFWTVMAGKHDLENPNEECQQLVAISKIVTHKDYNRMTKMHDIALVKLKTLLIFNQCVRPIEIWMRPIEPKKQCTVTGWGTTRENGPRANRLQEVNVTCLSPEDCNKFYRGVVQPTMFCAGDPEGGVDACQGDSGGPLSCYTGSRYELAGVVSWGVGCGRAQRPGVYTKVQVYLDWINELIQGEKSMSGGITVTEESCGQSKILTCRLDSRPAGVYVTLEGEVRVGSVTEACANSWPWQVSLQSKGRHYCSGTLIHHHWVLVPQHCHSKATVDTVVLGGHDLRFMAAQTIPVDEVFSHPHDGTFPPTSDLTLIKLSVPARFGIKYSSNDTVSPVCLPHEDVKLDDSWSCVTTGWGSSKSAPKVSRATLHQARLGLVNRTACRESWGEDLIRDTQLCTDPAGSVSCMGDSGAPLLCQKINGVFFLFGVVTWGSPSCDISTPAVFSRLSAYHSWITNITTDI; via the exons ATCTGGCAGGGGTTCGGTCCTTTGTGCCAGAGCAGGAGATGGAGGTGAGGATCATTGGTGGTGTGGAGGCCTGGGCCCACTCCTGGCCATGGCAGGTATCCCTACGCTTTACCACCATGCCAGCCTGTGGTGGTGCCATCATCGCTCCTCAGTGGGTTCTGACTGCCGCACACTGCTTCAAGCA GTATAACAAAGTGGATTTCTGGACTGTGATGGCGGGAAAACACGACCTTGAGAATCCTAATGAAGAATGTCAACAG tTGGTTGCAATCTCAAAAATAGTCACCCACAAGGATTACAACCGCATGACAAAGATGCATGACATTGCCCTGGTGAAGCTGAAGACCCTGCTGATTTTCAACCAGTGTGTGAGACCCATAGAGATATGGATGAGGCCAATCGAACCCAAAAAGCAATGCACAGTGACCGGCTGGGGTACCACCAGAGAGA ATGGGCCTCGTGCCAACAGACTCCAGGAGGTTAATGTGACCTGCCTGTCCCCAGAGGACTGTAACAAGTTCTACCGTGGTGTAGTTCAGCCCACCATGTTCTGTGCTGGAGACCCTGAAGGAGGCGTAGACGCCTGCCAG GGTGACTCAGGTGGACCTCTGTCCTGCTACACAGGGTCCAGGTATGAGTTGGCTGGAGTGGTCAGCTGGGGAGTGGGCTGTGGTAGAGCCCAGAGGCCTGGGGTCTATACTAAAGTACAGGTCTACCTAGACTGGATCAATGAATTAATTCAAG GTGAAAAGTCTATGTCTGGTGGTATTACTGTGACTGAAG AGAGTTGTGGTCAGAGTAAGATATTGACCTGCCGGCTGGATTCCCGCCCGGCAGGGGTGTATGTGACCTTGGAGGGTGAGGTGCGGGTGGGGAGTGTGACAGAGGCGTGCGCCAACTCCTGGCCCTGGCAGGTCAGTCTGCAGTCCAAAGGGAGACATTACTGCAGCGGGACCCTGATCCACCACCACTGGGTCCTGGTACCGCAACACTGCCACAGCAA agCTACAGTTGACACCGTGGTGCTGGGAGGTCACGACCTGAGGTTCATGGCTGCCCAGACCATCCCGGTGGACGAGGTGTTCAGCCACCCCCACGACGGAACCTTCCCTCCGACCTCTGACCTCACACTCATCAAGCTCAGTGTTCCAGCTCGATTTGGTATCAAATACTCTTCCA ATGACACAGTGTCTCCAGTTTGCCTCCCACATGAGGATGTGAAGCTGGATGACAGCTGGTCCTGTGTGACAACAGGCTGGGGATCCAGCAAATCGGCAC CGAAGGTTAGCAGAGCCACCCTGCACCAGGCCAGGCTGGGTCTGGTCAACAGGACCGCTTGTAGAGAGAGCTGGGGAGAGGATCTCATTAGGGACACTCAGCTGTGTACAGACCCAGCCGGCTCTGTCTCCTGCATG GGGGACTCTGGTGCTCCACTCCTCTGCCAGAAAATAAATGGGGTCTTCTTCCTCTTTGGGGTGGTCACATGGGGCAGCCCGAGCTGTGACATCAGCACACCAGCAGTCTTCTCCCGACTATCGGCTTATCATTCCTGGATCACAAACATAACCACTGACATCTGA
- the LOC111950027 gene encoding transmembrane protease serine 9-like isoform X2, which yields MKMCVFLIVYLSVLGLGIQHDVLNQTEIVQNLQNGALNGTEEGNATLTSGFQFEDLAGVRSFVPEQEMEVRIIGGVEAWAHSWPWQVSLRFTTMPACGGAIIAPQWVLTAAHCFKQYNKVDFWTVMAGKHDLENPNEECQQLVAISKIVTHKDYNRMTKMHDIALVKLKTLLIFNQCVRPIEIWMRPIEPKKQCTVTGWGTTRENGPRANRLQEVNVTCLSPEDCNKFYRGVVQPTMFCAGDPEGGVDACQGDSGGPLSCYTGSRYELAGVVSWGVGCGRAQRPGVYTKVQVYLDWINELIQGEKSMSGGITVTEESCGQSKILTCRLDSRPAGVYVTLEGEVRVGSVTEACANSWPWQVSLQSKGRHYCSGTLIHHHWVLVPQHCHSKATVDTVVLGGHDLRFMAAQTIPVDEVFSHPHDGTFPPTSDLTLIKLSVPARFDDTVSPVCLPHEDVKLDDSWSCVTTGWGSSKSAPKVSRATLHQARLGLVNRTACRESWGEDLIRDTQLCTDPAGSVSCMGDSGAPLLCQKINGVFFLFGVVTWGSPSCDISTPAVFSRLSAYHSWITNITTDI from the exons ATCTGGCAGGGGTTCGGTCCTTTGTGCCAGAGCAGGAGATGGAGGTGAGGATCATTGGTGGTGTGGAGGCCTGGGCCCACTCCTGGCCATGGCAGGTATCCCTACGCTTTACCACCATGCCAGCCTGTGGTGGTGCCATCATCGCTCCTCAGTGGGTTCTGACTGCCGCACACTGCTTCAAGCA GTATAACAAAGTGGATTTCTGGACTGTGATGGCGGGAAAACACGACCTTGAGAATCCTAATGAAGAATGTCAACAG tTGGTTGCAATCTCAAAAATAGTCACCCACAAGGATTACAACCGCATGACAAAGATGCATGACATTGCCCTGGTGAAGCTGAAGACCCTGCTGATTTTCAACCAGTGTGTGAGACCCATAGAGATATGGATGAGGCCAATCGAACCCAAAAAGCAATGCACAGTGACCGGCTGGGGTACCACCAGAGAGA ATGGGCCTCGTGCCAACAGACTCCAGGAGGTTAATGTGACCTGCCTGTCCCCAGAGGACTGTAACAAGTTCTACCGTGGTGTAGTTCAGCCCACCATGTTCTGTGCTGGAGACCCTGAAGGAGGCGTAGACGCCTGCCAG GGTGACTCAGGTGGACCTCTGTCCTGCTACACAGGGTCCAGGTATGAGTTGGCTGGAGTGGTCAGCTGGGGAGTGGGCTGTGGTAGAGCCCAGAGGCCTGGGGTCTATACTAAAGTACAGGTCTACCTAGACTGGATCAATGAATTAATTCAAG GTGAAAAGTCTATGTCTGGTGGTATTACTGTGACTGAAG AGAGTTGTGGTCAGAGTAAGATATTGACCTGCCGGCTGGATTCCCGCCCGGCAGGGGTGTATGTGACCTTGGAGGGTGAGGTGCGGGTGGGGAGTGTGACAGAGGCGTGCGCCAACTCCTGGCCCTGGCAGGTCAGTCTGCAGTCCAAAGGGAGACATTACTGCAGCGGGACCCTGATCCACCACCACTGGGTCCTGGTACCGCAACACTGCCACAGCAA agCTACAGTTGACACCGTGGTGCTGGGAGGTCACGACCTGAGGTTCATGGCTGCCCAGACCATCCCGGTGGACGAGGTGTTCAGCCACCCCCACGACGGAACCTTCCCTCCGACCTCTGACCTCACACTCATCAAGCTCAGTGTTCCAGCTCGATTTG ATGACACAGTGTCTCCAGTTTGCCTCCCACATGAGGATGTGAAGCTGGATGACAGCTGGTCCTGTGTGACAACAGGCTGGGGATCCAGCAAATCGGCAC CGAAGGTTAGCAGAGCCACCCTGCACCAGGCCAGGCTGGGTCTGGTCAACAGGACCGCTTGTAGAGAGAGCTGGGGAGAGGATCTCATTAGGGACACTCAGCTGTGTACAGACCCAGCCGGCTCTGTCTCCTGCATG GGGGACTCTGGTGCTCCACTCCTCTGCCAGAAAATAAATGGGGTCTTCTTCCTCTTTGGGGTGGTCACATGGGGCAGCCCGAGCTGTGACATCAGCACACCAGCAGTCTTCTCCCGACTATCGGCTTATCATTCCTGGATCACAAACATAACCACTGACATCTGA